In Arthrobacter sp. UKPF54-2, the following are encoded in one genomic region:
- a CDS encoding helix-turn-helix domain-containing protein, with product MSSEANFSNARFLTVAEVADVMRVSKMTVYRLVHSGEMPAVRFGRSYRVPENAVEQYLKGAVVDGHTETA from the coding sequence ATGTCTTCGGAGGCCAACTTCTCCAACGCGCGCTTTCTCACCGTGGCCGAGGTCGCGGATGTCATGCGGGTATCAAAAATGACCGTGTATCGCCTGGTGCACTCCGGTGAAATGCCGGCGGTGCGCTTTGGCCGCTCCTACCGGGTTCCGGAAAACGCCGTCGAGCAGTACCTCAAGGGTGCTGTCGTCGACGGACACACTGAGACGGCCTGA
- a CDS encoding 30S ribosomal protein bS22, whose amino-acid sequence MGSVIKKRRKRMAKKKHRKLLRKTRHQRRNKK is encoded by the coding sequence GTGGGTTCAGTTATTAAGAAGCGTCGCAAGCGTATGGCCAAGAAGAAGCACCGCAAGCTGCTTCGCAAGACGCGCCACCAGCGTCGCAATAAGAAGTAG
- a CDS encoding HAD family phosphatase produces MPEEKIVAVATRPVASAQHGEAAFFDVDNTLMRGASLFHVARKMYQRGAFTIPQAAGFAWKQLMFVFRGENIDDVHAVRDTALSLASGFTVEDIAALGEEVYDEMIESRIWPGTKALAEQHLRMGRPVWLVTATPIEVATVISTRLGLTGALGTVGEIRDGSYTGRLVGEILHGPAKAVAVRGIAESEGLDLNRCWAYSDSHNDIPLLSMVGHPVAINPDTRLRRHAREHNWPVYDFRSGRRAATLGLKAATVGGAIYGLWRGFSRFRGPTV; encoded by the coding sequence ATGCCCGAGGAGAAGATCGTCGCCGTGGCCACGAGGCCGGTTGCGTCAGCGCAGCACGGCGAGGCCGCTTTCTTCGACGTCGACAACACCCTCATGCGGGGCGCCAGCCTCTTCCACGTGGCCCGCAAGATGTACCAGCGCGGGGCGTTCACCATCCCCCAGGCGGCCGGCTTCGCCTGGAAGCAGCTGATGTTCGTCTTCCGCGGCGAAAACATCGACGACGTCCACGCCGTCCGTGACACCGCCCTGAGCCTGGCCTCGGGTTTCACCGTGGAGGACATCGCGGCCCTCGGCGAGGAAGTCTATGACGAGATGATCGAGTCCCGGATCTGGCCCGGCACCAAGGCCCTCGCCGAACAACACCTGCGCATGGGCCGCCCGGTCTGGCTCGTCACGGCCACCCCGATCGAGGTCGCCACCGTGATTTCCACCCGGCTGGGCCTCACCGGAGCTCTCGGCACCGTGGGCGAGATCCGCGACGGGTCCTACACCGGACGGCTCGTGGGCGAGATTCTGCACGGGCCCGCCAAGGCCGTGGCAGTCCGCGGCATTGCCGAGTCCGAGGGCCTGGACCTGAACCGCTGCTGGGCCTACAGCGACTCGCACAATGACATCCCGCTGCTCAGCATGGTGGGCCACCCGGTGGCCATCAACCCGGACACCCGGCTGCGCCGGCACGCCCGCGAACACAACTGGCCGGTCTACGACTTCCGGTCCGGACGGCGGGCCGCCACCCTGGGCCTGAAGGCCGCGACCGTCGGCGGGGCCATCTACGGCCTCTGGCGGGGCTTCTCCCGCTTCCGCGGCCCGACGGTCTAG
- a CDS encoding glutaredoxin family protein, producing MATPAPLPDVVLITKADCHLCADARDAVGRVTAALGLGWSERSIDDDAELRERFAEEIPVLLVDGVQRDFWRIDEVRLARTLRRALGRPA from the coding sequence ATGGCCACACCCGCGCCCCTTCCCGACGTCGTCCTCATCACCAAGGCCGACTGCCACCTCTGCGCTGACGCACGCGACGCCGTCGGCCGGGTCACGGCCGCGCTGGGGCTCGGCTGGTCGGAACGGTCCATCGACGACGACGCCGAGCTGCGCGAGCGTTTCGCCGAGGAGATTCCCGTGCTGCTGGTGGACGGGGTCCAGCGGGATTTCTGGCGGATCGATGAGGTGCGGCTGGCCCGGACGTTGCGGCGGGCGCTTGGGCGTCCCGCCTGA
- a CDS encoding redox-sensing transcriptional repressor Rex — protein MTSLDSSPDALPGAAGTAAKQIPPAAVARLTIYLRALTTLLAEGVDRVSSESLAEASGVSSSTLRKDLSYVGSYGTRGVGYEVQYLNRHIAAALGLTRDWKVAIVGAGNLGKALARYGGFESRGFDIVAIFDADQMVVGSEVGWLRVSDAADLEAVLHRTGTNMVVLALPAAVAQGVCDRVVAAGVRSILSFAPVMLQVPPGVNLRKVDMATELQILAYHAQRAQDPEDAD, from the coding sequence GTGACCTCGCTGGATTCATCACCCGACGCCCTGCCCGGGGCAGCCGGGACTGCGGCCAAGCAGATCCCGCCCGCGGCCGTGGCCAGGCTGACGATTTATCTGCGCGCCCTGACGACGCTGCTGGCCGAGGGAGTGGACCGGGTTTCCTCCGAGTCGCTGGCCGAGGCGTCCGGCGTCAGCTCCTCCACTCTCCGCAAGGACCTTTCCTACGTGGGCTCCTATGGAACCCGCGGCGTGGGCTATGAAGTCCAGTACCTGAACCGGCATATTGCCGCCGCCCTGGGGCTGACCCGCGACTGGAAGGTCGCGATTGTCGGCGCCGGCAACCTCGGCAAGGCTCTCGCACGGTACGGCGGGTTCGAATCCCGGGGCTTCGACATCGTGGCCATTTTCGACGCCGACCAGATGGTGGTGGGCAGCGAGGTGGGCTGGCTGCGGGTGAGCGACGCCGCGGACCTCGAGGCCGTGCTGCACCGCACCGGTACCAACATGGTGGTGCTGGCCCTTCCGGCCGCGGTGGCGCAGGGTGTGTGCGACCGGGTGGTGGCCGCGGGCGTGCGCAGCATCCTCAGCTTTGCCCCGGTCATGCTCCAGGTGCCGCCCGGAGTGAACCTGCGCAAGGTGGACATGGCCACCGAACTGCAGATCCTCGCCTACCACGCGCAAAGGGCGCAGGACCCGGAAGACGCCGACTAG